In the Perca flavescens isolate YP-PL-M2 chromosome 20, PFLA_1.0, whole genome shotgun sequence genome, one interval contains:
- the ccdc197 gene encoding uncharacterized protein CCDC197, producing the protein MTTSSLPVLDNSDPRLKLTVQNRIRNIFVTQSEDSRHRKEDNVNHIPVVTEPSSRVLEAGVNTLQKTLVLKKQAELDEVDQQLTLKRKEFNNYVEALAQMRSELEIKQQQTKERAMKFEKFVAENEVKRRRALKKYEVARELNIAKQREIEDLTEQLKQLRARQQVLKERMAKYKIYEDYLMKTLDYLPSTYLDNGSESLVMPIIRRHETLSITHRELLQRLGRLEEEVEQGQRLLQIMKQEHSIKKLMANKELSELQSELETLKEKNKQAEVNLLMEQGLSREKVEEVGCLLMAINNLAEQCYLAAYGPLENMNILTRMDMVKEYIQDKADTERRARRLMESGSAMTSRTALTDKRERAMKSIGSKTQIKTSS; encoded by the exons ATGACGACTTCTTCCCTTCCTGTTTTAGATAACAGCGACCCCCGTCTAAAACTGACGGTGCAAAACAGAATTAGAAACATTTTTGTAACACAATCGGAAGACTCCAG ACACAGGAAGGAGGACAATGTCAACCACATACCTGTTGTGACAGAG CCTTCAAGCAGAGTCCTTGAGGCAGGAGTGAATACTTTGCAAAAGACCCTGGTTCTGAAGAAGCAGGCTGAGTTGGACGAGGTGGACCAGCAACTCACACTCAAACGAAAAGAGTTTAACAACTATGTGGAGGCTCTAGCTCAGATGAGGTCTGAATTGGAAATAAAGCAACAGCAG ACTAAAGAGAGGGCGATGAAGTTTGAGAAGTTTGTGGCTGAAAATGAAGTGAAGCGACGCCGAGCATTGAAGAAGTATGAGGTTGCACGGGAGCTGAACATTGcgaaacagagagagatagaagatCTGACAGAACAGTTGAAACAACTTAGAGCCAG ACAGCAAGTTTTAAAGGAGAGAATGGCAAAATACAAAATCTATGAGGACTACTTGATGAAAACACTAGATTATCTCCCCAGCA CTTACCTTGATAATGGGTCTGAATCTTTGGTTATGCCCATCATTCGGCGCCACGAGACCCTGTCCATCACCCACCGGGAGCTGCTGCAGCGTTTGGGGCgtctggaggaggaagtggagcAGGGGCAGCGACTACTGCAGATCATGAAGCAGGAGCACAGTATTAAAAAATTG ATGGCCAATAAGGAACTGTCTGAACTCCAGAGTGAGTTAGAAACCCTCAAAGAGAAGAACAAGCAGGCAGAGGTTAACCTGCTGATGGAACAAGGCCTGTCCAGAGAGAAG GTTGAGGAAGTGGGTTGCTTGCTTATGGCCATCAACAACCTTGCAGAGCAGTGTTATCTAGCAGCATATGGACCTCTGGAAAACATGAACATACTGACAAGGATGGACATGGTGAAG GAGTACATCCAGGACAAGgcagacacagagaggagagcAAGAAGACTGATGGAGTCGGGGTCTGCCATGACAAGTAGAACAGCTCTGACGGACAAAAGAGAGAGGGCCATGAAGAGCATCGGCAgtaaaacacaaattaaaacttCAAGTTAA